Below is a genomic region from Eremothecium sinecaudum strain ATCC 58844 chromosome V, complete sequence.
ACTAAGCTATCTAAGCTTCTGATGACTATACCCTCTTCCTTCTTAATGTGATTCTACGTCTTTTAAATATCGCCTGTCACAAATCAGGGTAACCACATCATAAGGGCAGTGTGTTTAATCCGTGACATGGAACATTTTCAAAGACCTATTACTTGAAGCCCAAACCAGTTATTGGCAGGCTGTTTAGTGGTTAACTGTACTCTGAGAGTCTTTTCATGCTGAACATAACGATATGGCAACTACAGTAAATGATAACAACGCTATGACGTTGGAGCTATATCGTAAGGCACTAAACTTTAACGTAATTGGACGCTATGACCCGAAGATTAAGCAGCTTCTGTTCCATACACCTCATGCCACTGTATATAAATGGGATTCAAAGGATAGCAAATGGAATAAATTGGAATACCAAGGTGTTTTAGCTATATATCTGCGAGACATAACAGATGGTGGTGATTTGCCTACACCCTCTAGTGAACAGCAGCAAGATATAAATGGAAGTAATGAGAATAGGAATGCAGAGTTTCTCAAGGGACGTGATATTTACAACTATGCATTAATGGTTCTGAATAGAATGAACCCTGACATTTTTTCCATTGCAATTGCGCCCAACAGCTCAGTTAATAAACGGAAGCTGTTTGCTGCACAAGAAGATGATCAACAACCGCTTGAGCCAATGGGCGTTGAAGTCAAGGATGATTTAGTTATAATTAAGAATTTGAGAAAAGAAGTTTATGGCATATGGATCCATACGCCTGCTGATAGACAGAATATTTACGATTTGCTTAAGTATCTGTTGGAGAACGAGCCAAAGGACTCCTTCGCGTGAATCATGTAccatatatatattattacATTATAGGTTTTTTACATTATTGTAACTCCATCCAAAGGActatttattatttttgATGATCTACACCTCCAGCatttgctgctgctgctgcgGCAGCAGCAGCGGCTTGCTTTTTCTTGGTGATTCTCTTTTTGGGTCCAGAGTTGGCGTCTCCAGTAGCTTTCTTTGAGACTTTTCTTTGTCTTTTCGGTTTCGATTTATCTTCTCCATCAGCAGCGCCATTTCGCTTTCCATTTGTAGGAGTAGCCATGCTCGTAGACATGCCTGTTTCAGCTCCTTGATCATTCTGGAATGCAGATGAAGTCTGCTGTTTCATTTGCTGCGGATTCAAAGACGCTGACATAGATATCCGTTGGTTATAACCATTCGGCATCATTGAGGCGTTCATCGCT
It encodes:
- the DCP1 gene encoding Dcp1p (Syntenic homolog of Ashbya gossypii AGR402C; Syntenic homolog of Saccharomyces cerevisiae YOL149W (DCP1)); translated protein: MATTVNDNNAMTLELYRKALNFNVIGRYDPKIKQLLFHTPHATVYKWDSKDSKWNKLEYQGVLAIYLRDITDGGDLPTPSSEQQQDINGSNENRNAEFLKGRDIYNYALMVLNRMNPDIFSIAIAPNSSVNKRKLFAAQEDDQQPLEPMGVEVKDDLVIIKNLRKEVYGIWIHTPADRQNIYDLLKYLLENEPKDSFA